The following proteins come from a genomic window of Deltaproteobacteria bacterium:
- a CDS encoding DEAD/DEAH box helicase codes for MAKLTLKEWMRRLGDNRQFMENVRSWKDFPASAGTLAPFPDWIHPEIRRCLERRGIRELYSHQGEALSEIRRNHDVCLVTPTASRKTLCYNIPVLNAILDHPETRALYMFPTKALAQDQMEEIHGLIGDLKADVRTFTYDGDTPADARQAIRKQGHVIVTNPDMLHTGILPHHTKWQKLFTNLRYVVLDELHVYRGIFGSHVTNVIRRLRRICRFYGCDPIFICCSATIANPGEHAERLLEKPVTLIAESGAPRARRVFVLYNPPIVNRELGIRQSAMTPARQVAGELIANGIQTILFATSRLNVEVLTKYLKDRFDKNEPVKKPVVSGYRGGYLPRLRRSIEEGLRRGDLKGVVTTNALELGIDIGDLEACIMVGYPGSIASTWQ; via the coding sequence ATGGCAAAGCTGACCCTGAAAGAATGGATGAGGCGGCTGGGAGATAACCGGCAATTCATGGAAAATGTCCGATCCTGGAAGGATTTTCCTGCCTCCGCCGGAACCCTCGCCCCATTCCCCGACTGGATCCATCCCGAAATTCGTCGCTGTCTGGAAAGGCGGGGCATCCGGGAACTCTACAGCCACCAGGGCGAAGCCCTTTCCGAAATCCGGCGGAACCACGATGTCTGTCTCGTGACGCCTACGGCCAGCCGTAAAACCCTCTGCTACAACATCCCGGTGCTCAACGCGATTCTCGACCATCCCGAGACCCGGGCCCTCTACATGTTTCCCACGAAGGCCCTCGCCCAGGACCAGATGGAGGAGATCCACGGCCTGATCGGCGATCTGAAGGCGGACGTCCGGACCTTCACCTACGACGGGGACACCCCCGCCGACGCCCGGCAGGCCATCCGCAAGCAGGGCCATGTCATCGTGACCAACCCGGACATGCTCCACACGGGGATTCTACCCCACCACACGAAATGGCAGAAGCTCTTCACCAATCTCCGGTACGTCGTTCTAGACGAACTGCACGTGTACCGGGGCATTTTCGGTTCCCACGTGACGAACGTCATCCGGCGGCTGCGCCGGATCTGCCGTTTCTACGGCTGCGATCCCATCTTCATCTGCTGCTCCGCGACGATCGCCAATCCCGGGGAGCACGCCGAGCGGCTCCTGGAGAAACCCGTGACCCTCATCGCCGAAAGCGGTGCCCCCCGGGCCAGACGGGTCTTCGTCCTGTACAACCCTCCCATCGTCAACCGTGAACTGGGCATCCGCCAGTCCGCCATGACCCCGGCCCGCCAGGTGGCGGGGGAACTGATCGCCAACGGCATCCAGACGATCCTCTTCGCTACAAGCCGCCTGAATGTCGAGGTCCTCACCAAGTATCTGAAGGACCGTTTCGATAAAAACGAACCCGTGAAAAAACCGGTCGTCTCCGGTTATCGCGGCGGCTATCTCCCCCGGCTTCGGCGGAGCATCGAAGAGGGGCTTCGCCGGGGTGACCTGAAGGGGGTCGTGACGACCAACGCCCTGGAATTGGGTATCGACATCGGGGATCTCGAAGCCTGCATCATGGTCGGTTATCCGGGTTCCATCGCCAGCACCTGGCAG
- a CDS encoding phosphoribosylformylglycinamidine synthase subunit PurQ, with protein sequence MNKVVRSIVITGNGTNCEMEMAHACRLAGSEVVDIVHISELLYGEKRLDDYDFLNLPGGFLDGDDLGSGKAGANRILHASVKDSTEKLRDQFERFIKNGKLILGVCNGFQLMVKLGILPAFDGKPFVQSVTLTHNDSGRFEERWTYLKVNPASPCVFTKNLPGLYLPVRDGEGKLVVDGEETRERLHRENLIALQYSNVQFKEPVMTYPENPNGSVDAIAGLCDPTGRLFGLMPHPEAFLHRTNHPRWTREELSEEGQGVAVFRNAIDFIRSGAF encoded by the coding sequence ATGAACAAGGTTGTCCGATCCATCGTGATCACGGGAAACGGAACGAACTGTGAAATGGAAATGGCCCATGCCTGCAGGCTGGCCGGTTCGGAGGTCGTGGACATTGTCCACATCAGTGAACTGCTTTACGGCGAGAAGCGGTTGGATGATTACGATTTCCTCAATCTTCCCGGCGGATTTCTCGATGGAGATGACCTCGGTTCGGGCAAGGCGGGGGCCAACCGCATCCTCCACGCTTCCGTGAAAGACAGCACCGAAAAACTCCGGGATCAGTTTGAACGCTTCATTAAGAACGGCAAGCTCATCCTGGGTGTCTGCAACGGCTTCCAGCTCATGGTCAAGCTCGGGATTCTGCCCGCTTTCGACGGCAAGCCTTTTGTCCAGTCCGTGACACTCACCCACAACGATTCGGGCCGCTTTGAGGAGCGCTGGACCTACCTTAAGGTTAACCCCGCATCCCCTTGCGTCTTCACAAAAAATCTGCCCGGCCTTTACTTGCCCGTCCGCGACGGCGAGGGGAAACTCGTGGTGGACGGCGAGGAAACCCGGGAGCGCCTCCATCGCGAAAACCTGATCGCCCTCCAATACAGCAACGTACAGTTTAAAGAACCTGTCATGACGTATCCGGAGAATCCGAACGGCTCCGTTGACGCCATTGCGGGTCTCTGCGACCCGACGGGACGCCTGTTCGGACTCATGCCCCACCCGGAGGCCTTCCTCCATCGGACCAATCACCCACGCTGGACCCGGGAGGAACTTTCCGAAGAAGGACAGGGGGTTGCCGTTTTCCGCAACGCCATCGATTTCATCCGGAGCGGGGCGTTTTGA